One Nocardia iowensis DNA window includes the following coding sequences:
- a CDS encoding lysophospholipid acyltransferase family protein yields MSHDRSGSADSGVRPSGALLLDEPELSDGAPLAVSLTDSDLRVIEALLAPLRAWTSPRFYGLENIPAEGPVLLVGNHNLMGGIDAPLLLPEVLRRRGRLIRGLAENVLIAVPGLRHFLHRYGAVRGTRGNCLALLKRGDAVIVFPGGGREAVRRKNEKYVLKWEGRTGFARMAIEAGAPIVPIAMIGVDDAYDIVIDGDHPLLRPLRWTVEALGLNPELTPPLLRGLGPTAIPRPERFYFSAGAPIDPAPWRDAEDLGSAAKELRDVVRKALEEELKFLFAERARDSGRTLLGRMRGWLQR; encoded by the coding sequence ATGTCGCACGACCGTTCTGGCTCGGCCGATTCCGGAGTTCGGCCGTCCGGTGCTCTGCTGCTCGACGAACCAGAACTCAGCGATGGTGCGCCGTTGGCGGTTTCGCTGACCGACAGCGATCTTCGAGTGATCGAGGCGCTGCTCGCGCCGTTGCGGGCTTGGACGAGTCCACGGTTCTACGGGCTGGAGAACATTCCGGCCGAGGGTCCCGTCCTGCTCGTCGGCAACCACAACCTGATGGGCGGCATCGACGCCCCGCTGCTGCTGCCCGAGGTGCTGCGCCGCCGCGGTCGCCTGATCCGCGGCCTCGCGGAGAACGTGCTGATCGCGGTCCCCGGCCTGCGGCACTTCCTGCACCGCTACGGCGCGGTCCGCGGCACCCGCGGCAACTGCCTCGCCCTGCTGAAGCGCGGCGACGCCGTGATCGTGTTCCCCGGCGGCGGCCGAGAAGCGGTGCGCCGCAAGAACGAGAAGTACGTCCTCAAATGGGAGGGCCGCACCGGCTTCGCCCGCATGGCCATCGAAGCGGGCGCGCCGATCGTGCCCATCGCGATGATCGGCGTCGACGACGCCTACGACATCGTGATCGACGGCGACCACCCCCTGCTGCGCCCGCTGCGCTGGACCGTCGAAGCCCTCGGCCTCAACCCCGAACTGACACCCCCGCTGCTGCGCGGCCTCGGCCCCACCGCCATCCCGCGCCCCGAACGCTTCTACTTCTCCGCGGGTGCTCCGATCGACCCGGCTCCCTGGCGCGACGCGGAAGACCTCGGCTCGGCCGCAAAGGAATTGCGCGACGTAGTCCGCAAGGCCCTCGAGGAGGAACTGAAATTCCTCTTCGCCGAACGCGCCCGCGACTCCGGCCGCACCCTCCTCGGCCGCATGCGAGGCTGGCTCCAGCGCTGA
- a CDS encoding acyl-CoA dehydrogenase family protein: MERTLFEPEHDLFRESFRKFLDQHVAPNHAKWEEQGIVDRSVWLEAGKQGFLGMAMPEEYGGGGVKDFRYNAIVAEESVRGQYSGLGFALHNDVIAPYLLELANEEQKQRWLPGFCAGEIITAIAMTEPGTGSDLQGIKTRAVRDGDDWVLNGAKTFITNGINSDIVIVVAQTDPDKGAMGFSLLVVERGMPGFERGRNLDKLGLKAQDTAELSFTDVRVPAANLLGQEGAGFIHLMQNLPQERLSIAVMAAAAMEACLDMTIQYVRDRKAFGKPIGTFQNTRFVLAELATKTTAVRVLVDRFIEDLNAGRLSVEDAAMAKWWSTEEQVELIDRCLQLHGGYGYMKEYPIAKAYMDARVQTIYGGTTEIMKEIIGRSLKLS; the protein is encoded by the coding sequence GTGGAGCGCACACTGTTCGAACCCGAACACGATTTGTTCCGGGAGTCGTTCCGCAAGTTTCTCGATCAGCACGTCGCACCGAACCACGCGAAGTGGGAAGAGCAGGGGATCGTCGACCGCTCGGTCTGGCTCGAGGCCGGCAAGCAGGGCTTCCTCGGGATGGCCATGCCGGAGGAGTACGGCGGCGGCGGGGTCAAGGATTTCCGCTACAACGCGATCGTCGCCGAGGAGTCGGTCCGCGGCCAGTACTCCGGCCTCGGTTTCGCGCTGCACAACGATGTGATCGCACCGTATCTGCTGGAACTGGCCAACGAGGAGCAGAAGCAGCGCTGGCTGCCCGGCTTCTGTGCCGGTGAGATCATCACCGCGATCGCGATGACCGAGCCCGGTACCGGTTCCGACCTACAGGGCATCAAGACCCGCGCGGTCCGTGACGGTGACGACTGGGTGCTCAACGGCGCCAAGACGTTCATTACCAACGGCATCAACTCCGACATCGTCATCGTGGTCGCGCAGACCGACCCCGATAAGGGCGCGATGGGCTTCAGCTTGCTCGTCGTCGAGCGCGGCATGCCCGGCTTCGAGCGCGGTCGCAACCTGGACAAGCTCGGCCTGAAGGCGCAGGACACCGCGGAGCTGAGCTTCACCGACGTGCGCGTCCCCGCCGCCAACCTGCTCGGCCAGGAGGGTGCGGGCTTCATCCACCTGATGCAGAACCTGCCGCAGGAGCGCCTGTCCATCGCCGTGATGGCGGCCGCCGCGATGGAGGCGTGCCTGGACATGACCATCCAGTACGTGCGCGACCGCAAGGCCTTCGGCAAGCCGATCGGCACCTTCCAGAACACCCGTTTCGTCCTCGCCGAACTGGCCACCAAGACCACGGCCGTCCGCGTCCTGGTCGACCGCTTCATCGAAGACCTCAACGCGGGCAGGCTCTCCGTCGAGGACGCCGCGATGGCCAAGTGGTGGAGCACCGAGGAGCAGGTCGAGCTCATCGACCGCTGTCTCCAGCTGCACGGAGGCTACGGCTACATGAAGGAATACCCGATCGCCAAGGCTTACATGGACGCTCGTGTCCAGACCATCTACGGCGGCACCACCGAGATCATGAAGGAAATCATCGGGCGCAGCTTGAAACTGTCCTGA
- the miaA gene encoding tRNA (adenosine(37)-N6)-dimethylallyltransferase MiaA — protein MTESGITPIAVVGPTATGKSDLGLDLAERLGGEIVNIDAMQLYRGMDVGTAKLTVAERRDIPHHQLDVLDVTETATVAAYQSAASADVAAIMARGHVPVIVGGSMMYVQALLDKWEFPATDPAVRARWETVLAEGGVEAVHAALRQADPAAAATILPTDGRRMVRALEVVELTGKPFAASAPEIGRPRWGTVIIGVDRDTAELDERIERRTELMFAAGLVDEVRALIDRGLRDGVTARRAIGYAQVLSYLDNEYDLKHAQERTLIGTRRYVRRQRSWFRRDPRVRWVNGAAPDLVATTLALLDEKERTPQ, from the coding sequence GTGACCGAATCCGGCATCACCCCGATCGCCGTTGTCGGCCCGACCGCCACCGGCAAGTCCGACCTCGGCCTCGACCTCGCCGAACGGCTCGGCGGCGAGATCGTCAACATCGACGCGATGCAGCTCTACCGCGGCATGGACGTCGGGACCGCGAAACTCACCGTCGCCGAGCGGCGTGACATCCCGCATCACCAACTCGATGTCCTCGACGTGACCGAAACCGCGACCGTCGCCGCCTATCAGTCCGCGGCGAGCGCCGACGTGGCGGCGATCATGGCGCGCGGGCACGTCCCGGTCATCGTCGGCGGCTCGATGATGTATGTCCAAGCGCTGCTGGACAAGTGGGAGTTCCCGGCCACCGACCCGGCCGTGCGCGCCCGCTGGGAGACGGTGCTCGCCGAGGGCGGTGTCGAAGCCGTGCACGCCGCGTTGCGGCAGGCCGATCCCGCGGCGGCGGCCACCATCCTGCCCACCGACGGACGCCGCATGGTGCGCGCCCTCGAAGTCGTCGAACTCACCGGCAAGCCGTTCGCCGCCTCGGCGCCGGAGATCGGCAGGCCGCGCTGGGGCACGGTGATCATCGGCGTCGACCGCGACACCGCCGAATTGGACGAGCGGATCGAACGCCGCACCGAGCTGATGTTCGCCGCCGGACTCGTCGACGAAGTACGGGCCCTGATCGACCGCGGCCTGCGCGACGGCGTCACCGCCCGGCGCGCCATCGGCTACGCACAAGTCCTGTCGTACCTCGACAACGAATACGACCTGAAGCACGCGCAAGAACGCACCCTGATCGGCACGCGACGCTACGTCCGGCGGCAGCGCTCGTGGTTCCGTCGCGACCCCAGGGTGCGCTGGGTGAACGGCGCCGCCCCCGATCTGGTGGCGACCACGCTCGCCCTGCTCGACGAGAAAGAACGGACACCGCAGTGA
- a CDS encoding TrmH family RNA methyltransferase, whose translation MTRRVSTRNASVQVWQAYLNNRTKRHRDGRFLVQGVRPITQAVANDWPLETLLYRLGAPELSSWARELLDTSEVPQVGLVPELMAELGEKVGGIPELVAVAVSRQQELDTFEPGEPGEDAPVVVVFDRPNSPGNLGTLIRSADAFGASGVIVTGHGADQYDPQAVRASTGSLFAMPVLRAAGAAQVVEFRDRQVRRGIPTRIIGTDENGPRAAYDYDFTEATILVIGNETSGMSAAWQAACDDMVHIPMGGTASSLGAPSAAAVALYEISRQRRTFAK comes from the coding sequence GTGACCCGACGTGTGAGCACCCGCAACGCCTCCGTCCAGGTGTGGCAGGCCTACCTCAATAACCGGACCAAACGCCACCGGGACGGCCGCTTCCTGGTACAGGGCGTGCGTCCGATCACCCAGGCCGTCGCCAACGACTGGCCGCTGGAGACGCTGCTCTACCGCCTCGGCGCCCCGGAGCTGTCGAGCTGGGCCAGGGAACTGCTGGACACCAGCGAGGTCCCGCAGGTCGGCCTGGTCCCGGAGTTGATGGCCGAACTCGGCGAAAAGGTCGGCGGCATACCGGAACTGGTGGCCGTCGCGGTGTCGCGGCAGCAGGAACTCGACACCTTCGAGCCGGGGGAGCCGGGTGAGGACGCACCCGTCGTCGTGGTGTTCGATCGCCCGAACTCGCCGGGTAATCTCGGTACGCTGATCCGATCGGCCGACGCGTTCGGCGCCAGCGGCGTGATCGTCACCGGACACGGCGCCGACCAGTACGACCCGCAGGCCGTCCGCGCGTCGACCGGCTCGCTGTTCGCCATGCCGGTGCTGCGCGCGGCCGGGGCCGCACAGGTCGTCGAATTCCGGGACCGGCAGGTGCGCCGTGGCATCCCCACCCGGATCATCGGCACCGACGAGAACGGCCCGCGGGCGGCCTACGACTACGACTTCACCGAGGCCACCATCCTCGTCATCGGCAACGAGACCAGCGGGATGAGCGCCGCCTGGCAGGCGGCCTGCGACGATATGGTGCACATTCCGATGGGCGGCACCGCGAGCTCGCTCGGCGCACCCTCAGCGGCCGCCGTCGCGCTGTACGAAATTTCGCGGCAGCGGCGGACGTTTGCCAAGTGA
- the dapF gene encoding diaminopimelate epimerase codes for MAFTKGHGTENDFVLLPDLEVRLELTAERVSALCDRQRGLGADGVLRVARAGALRDAGVLAELPDGVRDSDWFMDYRNADGSIAEMCGNGTRVFAHYLVASGLETRHEFVVGSRAGGRPATVHAATAVDGDVTTEMGVVRELGESTATVAGWGYSGLGIDVGNPHLACVDPGLSAEGLAKLDLTVPPGYDPDLFPHGVNVEIVTALDADRSVDMRVYERGVGETRSCGTGTVAAAAAALARDGFRIATDSGEVRVRIPGGEVTVRLANGTAWLRGPSVLVASGTLAESWWQSR; via the coding sequence ATCGCGTTCACCAAGGGCCACGGCACCGAGAACGACTTCGTGCTGCTGCCGGATCTCGAGGTTCGGCTGGAGCTGACCGCCGAGCGGGTCAGCGCGCTGTGCGACCGGCAGCGCGGACTGGGCGCCGACGGTGTGCTGAGGGTGGCGCGGGCCGGTGCGTTGCGCGACGCGGGCGTGCTCGCCGAGCTCCCCGACGGGGTGCGCGACAGCGACTGGTTCATGGACTATCGCAACGCCGACGGCTCGATCGCCGAGATGTGCGGGAACGGCACCCGTGTATTCGCGCACTACCTGGTGGCTTCCGGCCTGGAGACGAGGCACGAATTCGTCGTCGGCAGCCGCGCGGGCGGTCGTCCGGCCACCGTGCACGCCGCCACCGCGGTCGACGGTGACGTCACCACCGAGATGGGTGTCGTGCGCGAACTGGGCGAATCCACCGCGACCGTGGCCGGGTGGGGGTACTCCGGCCTCGGCATCGATGTCGGCAACCCACACCTGGCCTGCGTCGATCCCGGCCTGTCCGCGGAAGGGCTGGCCAAACTCGACCTCACCGTGCCGCCCGGCTACGACCCGGACCTGTTCCCGCACGGCGTCAATGTGGAGATCGTGACCGCGCTCGACGCCGACCGCTCTGTCGACATGCGCGTCTACGAACGCGGCGTCGGCGAAACCCGTTCCTGCGGAACCGGGACCGTCGCGGCGGCCGCGGCGGCACTGGCCCGCGACGGTTTCCGGATCGCCACCGACAGCGGGGAGGTGCGCGTGCGGATTCCGGGCGGCGAGGTCACAGTCCGGCTCGCCAACGGCACCGCCTGGCTGCGCGGCCCCTCGGTGCTGGTCGCCTCGGGCACCCTCGCCGAGAGCTGGTGGCAGAGCCGCTGA
- the hflX gene encoding GTPase HflX, which produces MKRSGGWTPAEPTVGEMQLDERSSLRRVAGLSTELTDITEVEYRQLRLERVVLVGVWTTGSAAQADASMTELAALAETAGSEVLEGLIQRRDKPDPATYIGSGKADELRAVVLETGADTVICDGELTPAQLTALEKVVKVKVIDRTALILDIFAQHATSREGKAQVALAQMEYMLPRLRGWGESMSRQAGGRAGGNGGGVGLRGPGETKIETDRRRIRERMAKLRREIREMKTARDTMRARRNSSGIPSVAIVGYTNAGKSSLMNALTGAGLLVQDALFATLDPTTRRADLDDGREVVFTDTVGFVRHLPTQLVEAFRSTLEEVTGADLLLHVVDGSDSLPAEQIKAVREVITDVIKEQGTAAPPELLVVNKIDALDPMALTRLRGQLPDAAFVSAHTGLGIDALRDRLAEVLGGLDVEVSVLLPYSRGDLLARIHADGRIIASTHEEGGTRVHARVPHSLAAALSEYAHASTAGAPETNGHGPE; this is translated from the coding sequence ATGAAGCGGTCCGGCGGCTGGACCCCCGCCGAGCCGACGGTCGGCGAGATGCAGCTCGACGAACGCAGCTCGCTGCGCCGAGTCGCCGGGCTGTCCACCGAGCTCACCGACATCACCGAGGTCGAGTACCGGCAGCTGCGCCTGGAACGGGTCGTGCTGGTCGGCGTGTGGACCACGGGTAGCGCGGCGCAGGCCGACGCGAGCATGACCGAACTGGCCGCGCTCGCCGAGACCGCAGGCTCCGAGGTGCTCGAAGGACTCATCCAGCGTCGGGACAAGCCGGACCCGGCCACCTACATCGGCTCGGGCAAGGCCGACGAGCTGCGCGCCGTTGTGCTGGAAACCGGAGCCGACACGGTGATCTGCGACGGTGAACTGACCCCGGCGCAGCTGACCGCGCTGGAGAAGGTCGTCAAGGTTAAGGTGATCGACCGGACCGCGCTGATCCTGGACATCTTCGCCCAGCACGCCACCTCCCGCGAGGGCAAGGCGCAGGTCGCGCTGGCCCAGATGGAATACATGCTGCCGCGCCTGCGCGGTTGGGGTGAGTCCATGTCCCGCCAGGCCGGTGGCCGCGCGGGTGGCAACGGTGGCGGTGTGGGTCTGCGTGGTCCCGGTGAGACGAAGATCGAAACCGATCGTCGCCGCATTCGGGAGCGGATGGCCAAGCTGCGCCGCGAGATCCGCGAGATGAAGACCGCGCGCGACACCATGCGGGCCCGCCGCAATTCCAGCGGCATCCCGTCGGTCGCGATCGTCGGTTACACCAACGCGGGCAAGTCCAGCCTGATGAACGCGCTGACCGGCGCCGGACTGCTGGTACAGGACGCACTGTTCGCCACCCTTGACCCGACCACCCGCCGCGCCGATCTCGACGACGGCCGCGAAGTCGTGTTCACCGACACCGTCGGTTTCGTCCGGCACCTGCCGACCCAGCTGGTCGAGGCATTCCGGTCGACGCTGGAGGAAGTGACCGGCGCCGACCTGCTACTGCACGTGGTCGACGGCTCCGACTCGCTGCCCGCCGAACAGATCAAGGCGGTCCGCGAGGTGATCACCGACGTGATCAAGGAGCAGGGCACCGCCGCCCCGCCGGAACTGCTGGTGGTCAACAAGATCGACGCACTTGACCCGATGGCGCTCACCCGCCTGCGCGGCCAACTCCCCGACGCGGCCTTCGTCTCCGCCCACACCGGCCTCGGCATCGACGCCCTGCGCGACCGCCTGGCCGAGGTACTCGGCGGCCTCGACGTAGAAGTCAGTGTCCTGCTCCCGTACAGCCGCGGCGACCTACTCGCCCGAATCCACGCCGACGGCCGCATCATCGCCTCAACCCACGAGGAAGGCGGCACCCGAGTCCACGCCCGCGTCCCCCACTCGTTGGCCGCGGCCCTCTCGGAGTACGCCCACGCAAGCACCGCCGGTGCGCCGGAAACCAACGGCCACGGCCCGGAGTAG
- a CDS encoding DUF349 domain-containing protein, translating into MTDSNGTAKASPGAMPRSSGAPKPGGSIQPPKPHATPGQAQHPHPVVVPTVTDPSAWGRVDEDGTAWVKTADGERQVGSWQAGDAAEGLAHFGRRFDDLATEVALLEARLAAGADARKTKAAAVALAESLPTAAVIGDIEGLAKRLAAIAEHSEEAAAHAKEEKDRARHEHTERKEALCAEAEKIAAESTQWKAAGDRLREILDEWKSIRGVDRKVDDALWKRYSKAREAFNRRRGAHFAELDRERAAAKTRKEELCVRAEELSGSTDWVGTAGIFRDLLAEWKAAGRAPREADEALWRRFKSAQDVFFAARNAAVTERDAEFDQNAAAKEELLKAYEHIDPANGLEAARAALRELQDKWDAIGKVPRERMQELEGKLRAIEKRVRDAVDAQWRRTDPEAMARAAQFRERVAQFEEQAAKAQAAGKARDAEKALEQAKQWREWAEAAEGAVTNR; encoded by the coding sequence ATGACCGACAGCAACGGAACCGCGAAAGCCAGCCCCGGCGCCATGCCGCGCTCTTCCGGTGCCCCGAAACCCGGTGGCTCGATCCAACCGCCCAAGCCGCACGCGACCCCGGGCCAGGCTCAGCACCCGCATCCCGTCGTCGTGCCCACGGTCACCGACCCCAGTGCCTGGGGCCGGGTCGACGAGGACGGCACCGCCTGGGTGAAGACCGCCGACGGCGAACGCCAGGTCGGTTCGTGGCAAGCGGGCGACGCCGCCGAGGGCCTGGCCCACTTCGGTCGCCGGTTCGATGATCTGGCCACCGAGGTCGCGCTGCTCGAGGCCCGCCTCGCCGCGGGCGCGGACGCCCGCAAGACCAAGGCCGCCGCCGTCGCCCTCGCCGAATCGCTGCCCACCGCCGCCGTCATCGGCGATATCGAAGGGCTCGCGAAGCGCTTGGCCGCGATCGCCGAACACTCCGAAGAGGCTGCCGCGCATGCCAAGGAGGAGAAGGACCGGGCCAGACACGAGCACACCGAGCGCAAGGAAGCGCTGTGCGCCGAGGCCGAGAAGATCGCCGCCGAATCCACCCAGTGGAAGGCCGCGGGCGACCGGCTGCGCGAAATCCTAGACGAGTGGAAGTCGATCCGCGGCGTGGACCGCAAGGTCGACGACGCGCTGTGGAAGCGGTACTCCAAGGCCCGTGAGGCGTTCAACCGCAGGCGCGGCGCGCACTTCGCCGAGCTCGACCGGGAACGCGCCGCCGCGAAGACCCGCAAGGAAGAGCTGTGCGTGCGCGCCGAGGAACTGTCCGGTTCGACCGATTGGGTCGGCACCGCGGGCATCTTCCGTGACCTGCTCGCCGAGTGGAAGGCGGCGGGCCGGGCACCGCGCGAGGCCGACGAGGCGCTGTGGCGGCGCTTCAAGAGCGCTCAGGATGTGTTCTTCGCCGCCCGCAATGCCGCCGTCACGGAACGCGACGCCGAGTTCGACCAGAACGCGGCCGCCAAGGAAGAACTGCTGAAAGCCTACGAGCACATCGACCCGGCCAACGGCTTGGAAGCGGCCCGCGCCGCCCTGCGTGAGCTGCAGGACAAGTGGGACGCCATCGGCAAGGTCCCGCGCGAACGCATGCAGGAACTGGAAGGCAAGCTGCGCGCCATCGAGAAGCGGGTCCGCGACGCGGTCGACGCGCAGTGGCGCCGCACCGACCCGGAGGCGATGGCCCGCGCGGCCCAATTCCGGGAGCGGGTGGCGCAATTCGAGGAGCAGGCCGCCAAGGCGCAAGCCGCGGGCAAAGCTCGCGATGCCGAGAAGGCCCTCGAACAGGCCAAGCAGTGGCGCGAATGGGCCGAAGCCGCCGAAGGCGCCGTCACCAACCGCTGA
- a CDS encoding glycosyltransferase family 39 protein: MAATLIATAPTGSVASSPGSTTLPPARPVERLGLAVLLLGTAITYLWHITVNGMANNYYAGAAWSGAQNWKALLFGSLDPGNFITVDKPPVSQWIMGLSGQLFGFSSASMLVPQALMAVGAVALLHAAVTRATGSRGAGLLAGLALAATPVAAMMFRFNHPDAVLVLLMTASAYCTIRALERANGRWLMLAGVALGFAFLAKLLEGLMVLPALALTYLIVAPTSLRNRLWHLVGGASALIVSAGWYVLLTAVWPPSSRPYLAGSSDNTFMDSVLGFNGFGRFLGHTPSAGRIDLPSGYQAPPGLLQSFNDFGSPGLGRLFTGESGFEISWLVPAALLAFVLVLASRWGLPRTDPIRGAALVFGLWLIIVGGAFSAMGAIEHSYYTLALAPAAAGTVAVGVHELWLRREEAFGKLGAAALVLTMGVWAFVVLQRNSDWMPWLRWTIAATAVVAAFGLVITAIPATAAWRTVCARATTVLVVIGVLAGLGGSTAYAAATLPQAHGGRSPVVGPAKPVETGIAALIRRQTQNFADGGAFTNPQLVTMLMNTTTTWSAAVDRGSIAAALELASRTPVIAIGGFATQDPVPTLEQFQEIVARHQLTYYLVQEMQLPASWRVPGQPGTAPPSDKPWQVTGKPEIADWVSHHYTATRIGNIAVYDLRPQPN, translated from the coding sequence ATGGCGGCGACCCTCATCGCGACGGCTCCGACCGGCTCCGTTGCCTCTTCCCCCGGCTCAACAACCCTGCCACCGGCGCGTCCGGTGGAACGTCTCGGACTGGCAGTGCTGCTGCTCGGTACCGCGATCACGTACCTGTGGCACATCACCGTCAACGGGATGGCCAACAACTACTACGCGGGGGCGGCCTGGTCCGGGGCACAGAACTGGAAGGCACTGCTGTTCGGATCGCTCGACCCAGGCAACTTCATCACCGTCGACAAGCCACCGGTGTCCCAGTGGATCATGGGGCTGTCCGGGCAGCTGTTCGGGTTCAGCAGCGCGAGCATGCTGGTACCGCAGGCGCTGATGGCGGTCGGCGCGGTGGCGCTGTTGCACGCGGCGGTGACGCGCGCGACCGGCAGCCGAGGCGCCGGACTGCTCGCCGGTCTGGCGCTGGCGGCAACTCCGGTGGCGGCCATGATGTTTCGGTTCAATCACCCGGACGCGGTGCTGGTGCTGTTGATGACCGCGTCCGCCTACTGCACGATCAGGGCGCTGGAGCGGGCGAACGGGCGCTGGTTGATGCTGGCCGGTGTCGCGCTCGGGTTCGCGTTTCTGGCGAAGCTGCTCGAAGGGCTGATGGTGCTGCCGGCGCTGGCGCTCACCTACCTGATCGTCGCGCCTACCTCGTTGCGGAATCGGTTGTGGCACTTGGTCGGTGGCGCTTCGGCGCTGATCGTTTCGGCCGGCTGGTATGTGCTGCTCACTGCCGTCTGGCCGCCCTCGTCGCGGCCGTACCTGGCCGGGTCTTCGGACAACACGTTCATGGATTCGGTGCTGGGGTTCAACGGCTTCGGCCGGTTTCTCGGCCATACTCCCTCGGCCGGTCGGATCGATCTGCCGTCCGGTTACCAAGCGCCGCCAGGGCTGTTGCAGAGCTTCAATGATTTCGGGTCGCCGGGGCTCGGCCGACTGTTCACGGGTGAGAGCGGGTTCGAGATCTCGTGGTTGGTTCCTGCCGCGCTGTTGGCGTTCGTGCTGGTCCTCGCCTCGCGGTGGGGGTTGCCGCGCACCGATCCGATTCGTGGTGCGGCGCTGGTCTTCGGGCTGTGGCTGATCATCGTCGGCGGCGCGTTCAGTGCGATGGGGGCTATCGAGCACTCGTATTACACACTCGCGCTCGCACCCGCGGCGGCCGGGACGGTCGCCGTCGGCGTGCACGAGCTGTGGCTGCGGCGCGAGGAGGCGTTCGGCAAGCTCGGCGCCGCTGCTCTCGTTTTGACCATGGGGGTGTGGGCTTTCGTTGTGCTGCAACGGAATTCCGATTGGATGCCATGGCTGCGCTGGACGATCGCGGCGACCGCGGTAGTCGCCGCGTTCGGTCTGGTGATTACGGCGATACCGGCCACGGCTGCGTGGCGTACGGTGTGCGCTAGGGCGACAACGGTTTTGGTGGTCATCGGCGTGCTCGCTGGACTCGGCGGGTCGACCGCCTATGCGGCGGCGACGCTGCCTCAGGCGCACGGCGGGCGCAGTCCCGTTGTCGGTCCGGCCAAACCCGTGGAGACCGGGATCGCGGCTCTCATCCGGCGGCAGACGCAGAACTTCGCCGATGGTGGGGCGTTCACCAATCCGCAGCTCGTCACGATGCTGATGAACACGACGACCACCTGGTCGGCCGCGGTGGATCGGGGATCGATCGCCGCCGCACTGGAATTGGCCAGCCGCACACCGGTGATCGCGATCGGCGGGTTCGCTACGCAGGATCCGGTGCCGACGCTCGAGCAGTTCCAGGAGATCGTGGCCCGTCATCAACTGACCTATTACCTGGTGCAGGAGATGCAACTCCCCGCGTCATGGCGAGTGCCAGGGCAGCCCGGTACTGCGCCGCCGTCCGACAAGCCGTGGCAAGTGACCGGAAAGCCGGAGATCGCGGACTGGGTGTCGCACCACTACACCGCCACGCGTATCGGCAATATCGCGGTGTATGACTTACGGCCACAACCGAATTGA